AAACAATCATTTACTATTAATACAAATAGTAAATTAATTGAATCTATCGAAATTATAGATATTTTAGGAAAAGTTGTTTATTCACAAAAAGTAAATTCTACTGAAGAATTATTAATATTAAGAAATGGTATTCCAGCTGGATTATACATATTAAAAGCAAATTCAGCCGAGAATTCTTTTACATCAAAGATTTTGTTTGAGTAGTATTTTGAAATATTAAGTCCATTTAAACCTATTATGTCTTAAAGACCTGTTAGGTTTTTTATTTATAGGTAATTTTTTTTTATTAATTTCGTTGTTTATTTAAAATTCACCGCAATGCGAAATTTTATTATTCTGTTTATTCTTTTAATAAGTATGTTACCTGTTTCATTTGCCCAAAACGTTGGGCAAAATGCTGGTGATACAACAAAACTTATTAATTATACTGATATTCAGGGAAATCGTCAGGGTAAATGGCACCGGAAATATGCAAGTGGAAAAACTGCTTTTACCGGATATTTTGTTATGAATAAATTAATTGGTGAATATAAAAGATATTATGAAAGCGGAGTATTAAAGGCTGTAATAAATTACAATAAAACAGGTAGTGTTGGATATGCAGTTCTTTATTGGGATAACAAAAAAAGAATGGCTGATGGTAAATATATTAACCAAAATATTAAAGACAGTATATGGAACTATTACGGAACTGATGGCGTACTAAAAGCTCAGGAATCATATAATTCAGGTATCAGGAACGGGGCAGTTAAAAGTTTTTACCCGAATGGGAAGCAACTTACAGTTATTAATTATAAAGAAGGAAAAAAAGATGGTGTTTGGAAAACATTTTATGAAGATGGAAAAGTAAGATTTGAAACTAAGCATATAAATGATAAACGCGATGGTCCTTTTAATGTGTATTTTGAGAGTGGAAGTGTATATTTAAAGGGTCGTTATAAGAACGATTTTCCTGATGGTAAATGGATAATGTATAATGCTGATGGAACTATCTGGAAGGAAATGGAATATGTTAATGGACAACTTGTAAACGAAGAAAAATACAACGAAGAGTTCAAAAAACAAATGAAGGAATGGGAGGGGATGAAAGGTAAAATTCCTGAGCCAAATGAGGGTGATTTTTATAAAGGTGGAAAGTCAAAAGGAAGCAATTTTGAATAATGTTAAAAGATAAGGTTCTGATTTGTTTAAGTGGTGGAATAGATAGTTCACTTGCTGCTTTATTCCTTAAAGAAGAGGGTTATGATTTAATCGGTGTAACATTTCGTACATGGGATTACATTTCTGAAAGTTGTTGGGAAAAGCAAAAGGGATGTTGTAGTATAGATTCAATAATGGAGGCAAAAAATTTTGCCGATAAAATAGGAATTCCACATCATGTGTTAGATTTGCGTGAACATTTTAAAAATACAGTTATTACTGAATTTGTAAATGAATATTTGGTTGGAAGAACACCAAATCCATGTGTTCGTTGTAATGCCGAAACGAAGTGGGGCGAAGTAATTAAGTTGGCTGATAAATTAGGTTGCAAATTTGTTTCAACCGGACATTATGCTCAGGTAAGAAAAGAAAATGACAGATTTGTTTTAAGCCGTGGTGCTGATGAATCGAAAGATCAGAGCTATTTTTTATGGATGCTTACTCAGGAAAATCTTGCAAGAACAATTTTTCCATTAGGTAAATGGATGAAATCAGATATAAAAAAACAAGCAGCATCAAGAGGATTGGTTAAGCTTGTTGAAAAACGTGAAAGTCAGGAAATATGTTTTATTCCCGAAAATAATTATCGTGACTTTTTAAAAGCACAGGTTCCCGATATTGATAAAAATATTGGTTCCGGAAATTTTATTTCAACAGATGGAAAGATTTTAGGACAGCACAAAGGCTTTCCATATTATACTATCGGACAACGTAAAGGTTTGGGAATTGCTTTAGGTGAACCTCGTTTTGTAGTTGCTATAAATCCCGATAAAAACGAAATTATATTAGGTAGTTATGATGATCTAGTTAGTTATAAACTTAAAATTAATCAGATAAACTTAATAAAGTACTCTGAAATTAAACCTGAATATAAAGTCGAAATTAAA
This region of Bacteroidia bacterium genomic DNA includes:
- a CDS encoding toxin-antitoxin system YwqK family antitoxin gives rise to the protein MRNFIILFILLISMLPVSFAQNVGQNAGDTTKLINYTDIQGNRQGKWHRKYASGKTAFTGYFVMNKLIGEYKRYYESGVLKAVINYNKTGSVGYAVLYWDNKKRMADGKYINQNIKDSIWNYYGTDGVLKAQESYNSGIRNGAVKSFYPNGKQLTVINYKEGKKDGVWKTFYEDGKVRFETKHINDKRDGPFNVYFESGSVYLKGRYKNDFPDGKWIMYNADGTIWKEMEYVNGQLVNEEKYNEEFKKQMKEWEGMKGKIPEPNEGDFYKGGKSKGSNFE
- the mnmA gene encoding tRNA 2-thiouridine(34) synthase MnmA, translating into MLKDKVLICLSGGIDSSLAALFLKEEGYDLIGVTFRTWDYISESCWEKQKGCCSIDSIMEAKNFADKIGIPHHVLDLREHFKNTVITEFVNEYLVGRTPNPCVRCNAETKWGEVIKLADKLGCKFVSTGHYAQVRKENDRFVLSRGADESKDQSYFLWMLTQENLARTIFPLGKWMKSDIKKQAASRGLVKLVEKRESQEICFIPENNYRDFLKAQVPDIDKNIGSGNFISTDGKILGQHKGFPYYTIGQRKGLGIALGEPRFVVAINPDKNEIILGSYDDLVSYKLKINQINLIKYSEIKPEYKVEIKIRYKTPPVVATLIPEGNALQVITKEKMHAVAPGQSAVFYEGNDIVGGGIIM